A genomic region of Venturia canescens isolate UGA chromosome 9, ASM1945775v1, whole genome shotgun sequence contains the following coding sequences:
- the LOC122415993 gene encoding uncharacterized protein has translation MEKTIYCKNEERCKKIKFCKVNEKMSDSECVIQKIREACENDLLLKKKIENQAIVLQKLIQNQNILCDIEAEEEIIDELEITCIVPLGESLLSCSTIYAIDQDGSLIETQEKISECVEEKEKENQSINRQFKKLKTNDFTEKRSIISSFVGTPTSLPELTPELVQKVNNGGMLLAQKSLTYFWATDLLHRTNGMLSKNDYFNYAKAIVSAYPELSGGDHGCGIVRHQSSTNVRNRRANSERSVMKFGEDKLKIGQNIPTVLRFIKSVLMYME, from the exons atggaaaaaacgatttattgCAAAAACGAAGAGcgatgcaaaaaaattaaattttgcaaagtgaacgaaaaaatgagtgattcCGAATGTGTCATCCAAAAAATCCGCGAAGCTTGTGAAAACGACTTGcttctgaaaaagaaaatcgaaaatcaagcCATCGTGTTACAGAAGCTGattcaaaatcaaaacatTTTATGTGACATCGAAGCAGAGGAAGAAATAATCGATGAATTGGAAATAACCTGCATTGTTCCGTTAGGCGAAAGTCTTCTATCGTGTTCAACGATCTACGCTATCGATCAAGACGGCTCTCTCATTGAAAcccaagaaaaaataagtgaatgtgtggaggagaaagaaaag gAAAACCAATCAATCAAcagacaatttaaaaaactgaaaacaaATGACTTCACTGAAAAAAGAAGCATAATTTCAAGCTTCGTTGGAACGCCAACATCATTGCCAGAACTGACCCCGGAGTTGGTTCAAAAAGTGAACAACGGAGGAATGTTACTTGCTCAAAAGTCATTAACGTATTTTTGGGCAACTGATCTTTTGCATCGCACTAATGGCATGCtgagtaaaaatgattatttcaacTACGCAAAAGCCATTGTTAGTGCTTATCCAGAGCTCAGCGGCGGAGACCATGGATGT GGGATTGTACGACATCAGTCAAGTACAAATGTGCGGAATCGACGTGCTAATTCAGAACGATCTGTAATGAAATTTGGCGAagacaaattgaaaatcggTCAAAATATTCCAACTGTTTTACGATTCATAAAGA gCGTCCTGATGTACATGGAGTAG
- the LOC122415987 gene encoding uncharacterized protein isoform X1 has product MSEVSASTKVPTDSNSEKPATTVSGNVETEHADSEENKLDNNAVQRAIEGLAEIPDDKLDEFFNDKDFIDELAVVDTWEGGTEKSPDSSRGEERNKDRERTKSSRERPRRERRSSHNRDRERDRDRAKREERRREDLRRDPSKSSKDIERDKMRTKKDTARKILAEKEKAIKNLLESDNVVPPGTEVEAIQDISDKHISERTTTRSNRKSRDRRRSPDRRMNTPPRRRSNDRTRLSPNRRMDDERRPLRVTPERRKSWERRASRDRSIERHRRREERERQAARRSRSRDRHRSRSMDRYRKRWSRSPNGRRSSSRRRSNSRRRSRSKSSDRRVTRKRSPFINEIARQFGAEGLMQTEQTAGFLPGIPPLLNPTFPQDQIAPVPPPSSMQQFMHHPGPPGPSGMHMQQGGNQQFVNFDPRAPMNFEPGRGPLLHTPQPDYSSAPIMYNQGNPQRAMQPQQGLIGPPMLSMPMTSPQPVPAPVEPTPMSYNQNRGPSHIPSETLQLHMEMASRHGRSPKSSYPNLNLNSSAYNGLEAHHSERLKTPEPPVISKPFEKTSLSSLLEASVSAKDSSTVPVLYPGFKPEILQQCEVALRELPAEDRRFKMKGRFFFDPSKDDAEPIVQDSGSNSILLRGGRGKLLWETSDKMQNSTDTTRPFVETHQKICQTDETLTESKAVQVEIKPKTADFSQQIFPGELQQVTKEEKRPIMDRLDWNVRENYDYPNKLRDTDDLRWTLNNWNRGLSPPDVLVEDRRINSPPSGQMDRDDRRGGMNVPPSTRPRDNYPFDRSSSREHYSRDQFSPPYRRSIERQEDFHDVRSDHSRGESPMVLEEPPDEVEILDEDHYSRGSDWRSSRGNTSFAPRQSALQKIQNLRGKASGRTFRGRGGFRGKF; this is encoded by the exons ATGAGCGAGGTAAGCGCAAGTACCAAAGTTCCTACAGACTCGAATAGCGAGAAGCCGGCGACCACAGTGTCCGGTAACGTGGAAACTGAGCATGCTGATTCGGAGGAAAATAAACTGGACAACAATGCAGTGCAACGTGCCATCGAAGGGCTTGCTGAAATCCCGGATGACAAACTTGATGAATTCTTCAATGACAAAGACTTCATCGATGAACTGGCCGTCGTAGACACCTGGGAAGGAGGCACAGAAAAATCACCCGATTCATCCAGAGGAGAGGAGCGCAATAAGGATCGTGAACGCACCAAGTCATCGAG GGAGCGTCCAAGGAGAGAGCGCAGGAGTTCCCACAATCGAGATCGTGAGCGAGATCGAGATAGAGcgaagagagaggaaaggagaCGCGAGGATCTGCGCCGTGATCCGTCCAAGAGTTCCAAGGACATAGAACGCGATAAAATGAGGACGAAGAAAGACACTGCGAGGAAAATACTCGCGGAGAAGGAAAAGGCTATCAAGAATCTCCTGGAGTCTGATAATGTGGTACCTCCTGGCACTGAGGTCGAAGCCATTCAGGACATCAGCGACAAACACATTTCTGAACGGACAACAACAAGGAGCAACAGGAAAAGCCGTGACCGCCGCAGGAGCCCGGACCGTCGAATGAACACTCCACCCAGAAGAAGGAGCAACGACAGGACTAGATTGAGTCCCAATCGACGTATGGACGATGAGAGACGACCCCTTAGAGTGACACCAGAAAGACGAAAAAGTTGGGAACGTCGTGCTAGCAGAGATAGAAGCATCGAACGACACAGAAGACGCGAGGAACG CGAGAGGCAGGCTGCTCGAAGAAGTAGATCGCGCGATCGTCACAGAAGCCGAAGCATGGATCGTTACAGAAAGCGTTGGAGTCGTTCGCCGAACGGACGACGTTCATCGAGCCGGAGACGTTCAAATTCGAGACGACGGAGTCGTAGCAAATCATCGGATCGTCGGGTGACGAGGAAGCGTTCTCCATTCATCAACGAGATCGCCAGACAATTCGGCGCCGAGGGATTGATGCAAACGGAACAAACAGCAGGATTTTTGCCGGGAATACCGCCGCTGCTGAATCCAACGTTTCCTCAGGATCAAATCGCGCCGGTTCCACCACCGTCGTCGATGCAACAATTCATGCACCATCCTGGTCCTCCTGGACCGTCAGGAATGCACATGCAGCAGGGAGGAAACCAGCAATTCGTCAATTTTGATCCACGAGCTCCGATGAACTTCGAACCGGGAAGAGGACCGCTTCTTCACACACCACAGCCGGATTACTCTTCGGCGCCGATTATGTACAATCAGGGAAATCCACAAAGAGCGATGCAACCGCAACAGGGCTTGATCGGGCCACCGATGCTCTCCATGCCGATGACATCGCCCCAACCGGTTCCTGCACCTGTCGAACCCACCCCAATGAGCTACAATCAAAATCGAGGTCCTTCGCACATTCCTTCGGAAACGCTACAGCTTCACATGGAAATGGCAAGTCGTCATGGCAGGTCACCAAAGTCATCCTACCCCAATCTCAACTTGAATTCTTCGGCGTACAACGGGCTCGAAGCGCATCATTCGGAACGCCTGAAAACTCCGGAGCCTCCGGTCATCTCAAAA CCATTCGAAAAGACGAGTTTGTCCAGCCTGTTGGAAGCATCGGTGTCTGCTAAAG aTTCCTCCACTGTTCCAGTTTTGTATCCAG GATTCAAGCCGGAGATATTGCAGCAGTGCGAGGTAGCGTTACGCGAGTTACCGGCTGAAGATCGGCGCTTCAAGATGAAGGGACGATTCTTCTTTGACCCAAGCAAAGACGACGCAGAGCCTATTGTCCAGGATTCCGGATCTAACTCGATATTGCTCCGCGGAGGCCGTGGAAAATTGCTCTGGGAAACGTCCGACAAGATGCAAAACTCGACGGACACGACGCGCCCGTTCGTAGAAactcatcaaaaaatttgtcaGACGGACGAGACCCTGACCGAGAGCAAAGCTGTGCAGGTCGAAATAAAGCCAAAGACCGCTGATTTCAGCCAGCAAATATTCCCGGGTGAGCTTCAACAAGTGACGAAAGAAGAGAAGCGTCCGATAATGGATCGTTTGGATTGGAACGTCCGTGAAAATTATGACTATCCCAACAAATTAAGGGACACCGATGATCTCCGATGGACTTTGAATAACTGGAATCGCGGCTTGTCCCCGCCTGACGTATTGGTAGAAGATCGAAGAATAAATTCGCCTCCCTCGGGTCAAATGGACCGCGACGATCGTCGCGGTGGCATGAACGTCCCTCCATCCACCCGGCCTCGGGACAATTATCCTTTCGATCGAAGCTCCTCCCGGGAGCATTATTCGCGCGATCAATTCAGTCCACCTTATCGAAGATCGATCGAGCGTCAGGAAGACTTCCACGACGTCAGAAGCGATCACAGTCGAGGCGAGAGTCCAATGGTTCTCGAGGAGCCACCGGACGAGGTCGAAATTCTCGACGAAGATCATTACTCGCGAGGCTCCGACTGGAGATCCTCCCGCGGTAACACGAGCTTTGCCCCCCGCCAAAGCGCTCTTCAGAAAATCCAAAATTTGCGGGGAAAAGCTTCCGGTAGAACGTTCCGCGGAAGAGGCGGATTCCgtggaaaattttga
- the LOC122415987 gene encoding uncharacterized protein isoform X2: MSEVSASTKVPTDSNSEKPATTVSGNVETEHADSEENKLDNNAVQRAIEGLAEIPDDKLDEFFNDKDFIDELAVVDTWEGGTEKSPDSSRGEERNKDRERTKSSRERPRRERRSSHNRDRERDRDRAKREERRREDLRRDPSKSSKDIERDKMRTKKDTARKILAEKEKAIKNLLESDNVVPPGTEVEAIQDISDKHISERTTTRSNRKSRDRRRSPDRRMNTPPRRRSNDRTRLSPNRRMDDERRPLRVTPERRKSWERRASRDRSIERHRRREERERQAARRSRSRDRHRSRSMDRYRKRWSRSPNGRRSSSRRRSNSRRRSRSKSSDRRVTRKRSPFINEIARQFGAEGLMQTEQTAGFLPGIPPLLNPTFPQDQIAPVPPPSSMQQFMHHPGPPGPSGMHMQQGGNQQFVNFDPRAPMNFEPGRGPLLHTPQPDYSSAPIMYNQGNPQRAMQPQQGLIGPPMLSMPMTSPQPVPAPVEPTPMSYNQNRGPSHIPSETLQLHMEMASRHGRSPKSSYPNLNLNSSAYNGLEAHHSERLKTPEPPVISKPFEKTSLSSLLEASVSAKGFKPEILQQCEVALRELPAEDRRFKMKGRFFFDPSKDDAEPIVQDSGSNSILLRGGRGKLLWETSDKMQNSTDTTRPFVETHQKICQTDETLTESKAVQVEIKPKTADFSQQIFPGELQQVTKEEKRPIMDRLDWNVRENYDYPNKLRDTDDLRWTLNNWNRGLSPPDVLVEDRRINSPPSGQMDRDDRRGGMNVPPSTRPRDNYPFDRSSSREHYSRDQFSPPYRRSIERQEDFHDVRSDHSRGESPMVLEEPPDEVEILDEDHYSRGSDWRSSRGNTSFAPRQSALQKIQNLRGKASGRTFRGRGGFRGKF, encoded by the exons ATGAGCGAGGTAAGCGCAAGTACCAAAGTTCCTACAGACTCGAATAGCGAGAAGCCGGCGACCACAGTGTCCGGTAACGTGGAAACTGAGCATGCTGATTCGGAGGAAAATAAACTGGACAACAATGCAGTGCAACGTGCCATCGAAGGGCTTGCTGAAATCCCGGATGACAAACTTGATGAATTCTTCAATGACAAAGACTTCATCGATGAACTGGCCGTCGTAGACACCTGGGAAGGAGGCACAGAAAAATCACCCGATTCATCCAGAGGAGAGGAGCGCAATAAGGATCGTGAACGCACCAAGTCATCGAG GGAGCGTCCAAGGAGAGAGCGCAGGAGTTCCCACAATCGAGATCGTGAGCGAGATCGAGATAGAGcgaagagagaggaaaggagaCGCGAGGATCTGCGCCGTGATCCGTCCAAGAGTTCCAAGGACATAGAACGCGATAAAATGAGGACGAAGAAAGACACTGCGAGGAAAATACTCGCGGAGAAGGAAAAGGCTATCAAGAATCTCCTGGAGTCTGATAATGTGGTACCTCCTGGCACTGAGGTCGAAGCCATTCAGGACATCAGCGACAAACACATTTCTGAACGGACAACAACAAGGAGCAACAGGAAAAGCCGTGACCGCCGCAGGAGCCCGGACCGTCGAATGAACACTCCACCCAGAAGAAGGAGCAACGACAGGACTAGATTGAGTCCCAATCGACGTATGGACGATGAGAGACGACCCCTTAGAGTGACACCAGAAAGACGAAAAAGTTGGGAACGTCGTGCTAGCAGAGATAGAAGCATCGAACGACACAGAAGACGCGAGGAACG CGAGAGGCAGGCTGCTCGAAGAAGTAGATCGCGCGATCGTCACAGAAGCCGAAGCATGGATCGTTACAGAAAGCGTTGGAGTCGTTCGCCGAACGGACGACGTTCATCGAGCCGGAGACGTTCAAATTCGAGACGACGGAGTCGTAGCAAATCATCGGATCGTCGGGTGACGAGGAAGCGTTCTCCATTCATCAACGAGATCGCCAGACAATTCGGCGCCGAGGGATTGATGCAAACGGAACAAACAGCAGGATTTTTGCCGGGAATACCGCCGCTGCTGAATCCAACGTTTCCTCAGGATCAAATCGCGCCGGTTCCACCACCGTCGTCGATGCAACAATTCATGCACCATCCTGGTCCTCCTGGACCGTCAGGAATGCACATGCAGCAGGGAGGAAACCAGCAATTCGTCAATTTTGATCCACGAGCTCCGATGAACTTCGAACCGGGAAGAGGACCGCTTCTTCACACACCACAGCCGGATTACTCTTCGGCGCCGATTATGTACAATCAGGGAAATCCACAAAGAGCGATGCAACCGCAACAGGGCTTGATCGGGCCACCGATGCTCTCCATGCCGATGACATCGCCCCAACCGGTTCCTGCACCTGTCGAACCCACCCCAATGAGCTACAATCAAAATCGAGGTCCTTCGCACATTCCTTCGGAAACGCTACAGCTTCACATGGAAATGGCAAGTCGTCATGGCAGGTCACCAAAGTCATCCTACCCCAATCTCAACTTGAATTCTTCGGCGTACAACGGGCTCGAAGCGCATCATTCGGAACGCCTGAAAACTCCGGAGCCTCCGGTCATCTCAAAA CCATTCGAAAAGACGAGTTTGTCCAGCCTGTTGGAAGCATCGGTGTCTGCTAAAG GATTCAAGCCGGAGATATTGCAGCAGTGCGAGGTAGCGTTACGCGAGTTACCGGCTGAAGATCGGCGCTTCAAGATGAAGGGACGATTCTTCTTTGACCCAAGCAAAGACGACGCAGAGCCTATTGTCCAGGATTCCGGATCTAACTCGATATTGCTCCGCGGAGGCCGTGGAAAATTGCTCTGGGAAACGTCCGACAAGATGCAAAACTCGACGGACACGACGCGCCCGTTCGTAGAAactcatcaaaaaatttgtcaGACGGACGAGACCCTGACCGAGAGCAAAGCTGTGCAGGTCGAAATAAAGCCAAAGACCGCTGATTTCAGCCAGCAAATATTCCCGGGTGAGCTTCAACAAGTGACGAAAGAAGAGAAGCGTCCGATAATGGATCGTTTGGATTGGAACGTCCGTGAAAATTATGACTATCCCAACAAATTAAGGGACACCGATGATCTCCGATGGACTTTGAATAACTGGAATCGCGGCTTGTCCCCGCCTGACGTATTGGTAGAAGATCGAAGAATAAATTCGCCTCCCTCGGGTCAAATGGACCGCGACGATCGTCGCGGTGGCATGAACGTCCCTCCATCCACCCGGCCTCGGGACAATTATCCTTTCGATCGAAGCTCCTCCCGGGAGCATTATTCGCGCGATCAATTCAGTCCACCTTATCGAAGATCGATCGAGCGTCAGGAAGACTTCCACGACGTCAGAAGCGATCACAGTCGAGGCGAGAGTCCAATGGTTCTCGAGGAGCCACCGGACGAGGTCGAAATTCTCGACGAAGATCATTACTCGCGAGGCTCCGACTGGAGATCCTCCCGCGGTAACACGAGCTTTGCCCCCCGCCAAAGCGCTCTTCAGAAAATCCAAAATTTGCGGGGAAAAGCTTCCGGTAGAACGTTCCGCGGAAGAGGCGGATTCCgtggaaaattttga